A genomic segment from Aegilops tauschii subsp. strangulata cultivar AL8/78 chromosome 1, Aet v6.0, whole genome shotgun sequence encodes:
- the LOC120976685 gene encoding uncharacterized protein isoform X1 translates to MDGEASSNRHGILERMLLDESAEPTDLPLSLLEDITNCFHSDLQIGSGGFAVVYKGMIGKLMVAVKKLSNTVDITESKFHGEVKCLMKTKHKNIVRFLGYCADTQGKMAEYEGKLVMADVRNWLLCFEFVPKGSLDKHMSDASCGLEWRERYRIIRGICEGLCYLHEKRILHLDLKPANVLLDIGMVPKIADFGLSRCFDEGQTRAITQHLCGSQGYLAPEFYRGQIAFASDIYSLGVIIMEMLTGAKGYFEEEHVVESWMNRLEQAPERHTELVQVRVCTKIGIECMDLDPKKRPVTQHIIDRLDKTASADYSGQNGICSSLVELQPSLLKEQSGENIGKLADESLIKDINEHPETEDHCQQGQENADQWSLREAQDTEQQVNRPGTSIFGSKSSFLEKLKNLNIFSRKARRNFVRNGGPHLQNVRGLTIFTKAEIKKITKNNSEFLGTGRFCKAYKGTLPDNTMVAVKTFITLSNSLRREFEMIIEFHKELIHKNILKLYGCCPEMDVPTLVFEFAANGSLESIVHGSKQKLPLDLRIDIAIGSAEGLRYMHSYANYPMRHGDVRPNNIFLDDKLTPKIGNFGLLRLYSLQDEMRLQASESSDTRNQLMLLNMGYMDRKFMQDGHVTLKSEVYSFGAILLELITRRKNIFDANRILVDEYRKVYEREKSGRAMFDKEIATEDNIFALEEIGKVVIECLKEDSKERPDMTEVTELLVMIRRERRLVKARNKVITTSVPSV, encoded by the exons ATGGACGGCGAAGCCAGCAGTAATAGACACGGCATCCTGGAGAGGATGCTGCTCGATGAAAGTGCAGAGCCTACGGACCTGCCGTTATCACTTTTGGAGGACATCACAAATTGTTTCCACTCTGATCTACAAATTGGCAGCGGTGGATTCGCCGTGGTTTACAAG GGAATGATCGGAAAACTGATGGTTGCTGTAAAGAAGCTGTCCAACACAGTTGATATTACTGAGAGTAAATTCCATGGAGAGGTTAAATGCTTAATGAAGACCAAGCACAAGAACATAGTACGTTTTCTGGGGTATTGTGCTGACACACAAGGAAAAATGGCAGAATATGAGGGGAAGCTTGTCATGGCAGATGTACGAAACTGGTTACTCTGTTTTGAGTTTGTACCCAAAGGGAGTCTTGATAAGCATATGTCTG ATGCATCTTGCGGACTTGAATGGAGAGAGCGCTATCGAATAATCAGGGGAATATGTGAAGGCTTATGTTACCTTCATGAGAAGCGCATTCTTCATTTGGACCTTAAGCCTGCTAATGTCTTGCTTGACATTGGCATGGTACCCAAAATTGCTGATTTTGGTCTCTCGCGGTGTTTTGATGAAGGGCAAACCCGAGCTATTACTCAACATCTGTGTGGATCTCA GGGGTACTTGGCTCCAGAATTCTATAGAGGACAAATCGCATTTGCCTCAGATATATATAGTCTTGGTGTTATAATCATGGAGATGCTGACAGGAGCGAAGGGATATTTTGAAGAGGAGCAT GTAGTTGAAAGTTGGATGAATCGACTGGAACAGGCACCAGAGAGGCACACAGAGTTAGTACAAGTAAGAGTATGCACTAAGATCGGGATAGAGTGCATGGACTTGGACCCAAAGAAGAGACCAGTTACACAGCACATAATTGATAGGCTTGATAAAACAGCAAGTGCTGACTATTCAGGCCAAAATGGCATTTGCAGTTCACTAGTCGAGCTGCAGCCAAGTTTACTCAAGGAACAGTCTGGGGAAAATATTGGAAAGCTTGCAGATGAGAGCCTTATAAAGGACATCAATGAACACCCAGAAACGGAAGATCACTGCCAGCAGGGTCAAGAAAATGCAGATCAGTGGTCATTACGGGAAGCACAAGATACGGAGCAACAGGTTAACCGACCAGGAACAAGCATTTTCGGCTCTAAATCTAGCTTCTTGGAGAAGCTAAAAAACTTGAATATCTTTAGCAGGAAAGCACGCAGGAATTTCGTGAGGAATGGTGGCCCACACCTACAGAATGTCAGGGGCCTAACGATTTTCACAAAGGCAGAAATAAAGAAAATCACAAAAAACAATTCAGAGTTTCTTGGTACCGGAAGATTTTGCAAAGCCTACAAAGGAACTCTTCCTGACAATACCATGGTGGCAGTTAAAACCTTTATCACGCTAAGCAATAGTCTGAGGCGGGAGTTTGAGATGATAATAGAATTCCATAAAGAACTGATCCACAAGAACATCCTCAAGCTCTATGGTTGCTGCCCGGAGATGGATGTTCCAACGTTGGTATTTGAATTTGCTGCTAATGGGAGCCTCGAGAGCATTGTCCATGGCAGTAAACAAAAACTGCCTTTAGACTTGCGTATTGACATCGCAATTGGGTCTGCAGAAGGGTTAAGATACATGCACTCCTACGCAAATTACCCCATGCGACATGGTGATGTCAGACCGAACAACATATTTCTCGATGACAAGTTGACACCAAAAATTGGAAACTTTGGGCTTTTGAGGCTTTATAGTTTACAAGATGAGATGAGGCTACAGGCCTCTGAATCAAGTGATACACGCAACCAATTGATGCTGCTTAATATGGGTTACATGGACCGAAAGTTCATGCAAGATGGACATGTAACACTAAAGAGCGAGGTCTACAGCTTTGGAGCTATTCTCTTGGAACTAATTACCAGGAGGAAGAACATATTTGATGCAAACCGCATCCTCGTTGATGAGTACCGCAAAGTTTATGAGAGAGAAAAGAGTGGAAGAGCGATGTTTGACAAGGAGATTGCAACTGAAGACAATATCTTCGCCCTGGAGGAAATTGGCAAGGTTGTAATTGAGTGCCTGAAAGAAGACAGTAAGGAACGACCAGATATGACCGAGGTGACGGAACTACTTGTGATGATCAGGAGAGAGAGGAGGCTCGTTAAGGCACGCAATAAGGTGATTACTACTAGTGTTCCATCTGTATAG
- the LOC120976685 gene encoding wall-associated receptor kinase 5 isoform X2, giving the protein MRGSLSWQMYETGYSVLSLYPKGVLISIYASCGLEWRERYRIIRGICEGLCYLHEKRILHLDLKPANVLLDIGMVPKIADFGLSRCFDEGQTRAITQHLCGSQGYLAPEFYRGQIAFASDIYSLGVIIMEMLTGAKGYFEEEHVVESWMNRLEQAPERHTELVQVRVCTKIGIECMDLDPKKRPVTQHIIDRLDKTASADYSGQNGICSSLVELQPSLLKEQSGENIGKLADESLIKDINEHPETEDHCQQGQENADQWSLREAQDTEQQVNRPGTSIFGSKSSFLEKLKNLNIFSRKARRNFVRNGGPHLQNVRGLTIFTKAEIKKITKNNSEFLGTGRFCKAYKGTLPDNTMVAVKTFITLSNSLRREFEMIIEFHKELIHKNILKLYGCCPEMDVPTLVFEFAANGSLESIVHGSKQKLPLDLRIDIAIGSAEGLRYMHSYANYPMRHGDVRPNNIFLDDKLTPKIGNFGLLRLYSLQDEMRLQASESSDTRNQLMLLNMGYMDRKFMQDGHVTLKSEVYSFGAILLELITRRKNIFDANRILVDEYRKVYEREKSGRAMFDKEIATEDNIFALEEIGKVVIECLKEDSKERPDMTEVTELLVMIRRERRLVKARNKVITTSVPSV; this is encoded by the exons ATGAGGGGAAGCTTGTCATGGCAGATGTACGAAACTGGTTACTCTGTTTTGAGTTTGTACCCAAAGGGAGTCTTGATAAGCATAT ATGCATCTTGCGGACTTGAATGGAGAGAGCGCTATCGAATAATCAGGGGAATATGTGAAGGCTTATGTTACCTTCATGAGAAGCGCATTCTTCATTTGGACCTTAAGCCTGCTAATGTCTTGCTTGACATTGGCATGGTACCCAAAATTGCTGATTTTGGTCTCTCGCGGTGTTTTGATGAAGGGCAAACCCGAGCTATTACTCAACATCTGTGTGGATCTCA GGGGTACTTGGCTCCAGAATTCTATAGAGGACAAATCGCATTTGCCTCAGATATATATAGTCTTGGTGTTATAATCATGGAGATGCTGACAGGAGCGAAGGGATATTTTGAAGAGGAGCAT GTAGTTGAAAGTTGGATGAATCGACTGGAACAGGCACCAGAGAGGCACACAGAGTTAGTACAAGTAAGAGTATGCACTAAGATCGGGATAGAGTGCATGGACTTGGACCCAAAGAAGAGACCAGTTACACAGCACATAATTGATAGGCTTGATAAAACAGCAAGTGCTGACTATTCAGGCCAAAATGGCATTTGCAGTTCACTAGTCGAGCTGCAGCCAAGTTTACTCAAGGAACAGTCTGGGGAAAATATTGGAAAGCTTGCAGATGAGAGCCTTATAAAGGACATCAATGAACACCCAGAAACGGAAGATCACTGCCAGCAGGGTCAAGAAAATGCAGATCAGTGGTCATTACGGGAAGCACAAGATACGGAGCAACAGGTTAACCGACCAGGAACAAGCATTTTCGGCTCTAAATCTAGCTTCTTGGAGAAGCTAAAAAACTTGAATATCTTTAGCAGGAAAGCACGCAGGAATTTCGTGAGGAATGGTGGCCCACACCTACAGAATGTCAGGGGCCTAACGATTTTCACAAAGGCAGAAATAAAGAAAATCACAAAAAACAATTCAGAGTTTCTTGGTACCGGAAGATTTTGCAAAGCCTACAAAGGAACTCTTCCTGACAATACCATGGTGGCAGTTAAAACCTTTATCACGCTAAGCAATAGTCTGAGGCGGGAGTTTGAGATGATAATAGAATTCCATAAAGAACTGATCCACAAGAACATCCTCAAGCTCTATGGTTGCTGCCCGGAGATGGATGTTCCAACGTTGGTATTTGAATTTGCTGCTAATGGGAGCCTCGAGAGCATTGTCCATGGCAGTAAACAAAAACTGCCTTTAGACTTGCGTATTGACATCGCAATTGGGTCTGCAGAAGGGTTAAGATACATGCACTCCTACGCAAATTACCCCATGCGACATGGTGATGTCAGACCGAACAACATATTTCTCGATGACAAGTTGACACCAAAAATTGGAAACTTTGGGCTTTTGAGGCTTTATAGTTTACAAGATGAGATGAGGCTACAGGCCTCTGAATCAAGTGATACACGCAACCAATTGATGCTGCTTAATATGGGTTACATGGACCGAAAGTTCATGCAAGATGGACATGTAACACTAAAGAGCGAGGTCTACAGCTTTGGAGCTATTCTCTTGGAACTAATTACCAGGAGGAAGAACATATTTGATGCAAACCGCATCCTCGTTGATGAGTACCGCAAAGTTTATGAGAGAGAAAAGAGTGGAAGAGCGATGTTTGACAAGGAGATTGCAACTGAAGACAATATCTTCGCCCTGGAGGAAATTGGCAAGGTTGTAATTGAGTGCCTGAAAGAAGACAGTAAGGAACGACCAGATATGACCGAGGTGACGGAACTACTTGTGATGATCAGGAGAGAGAGGAGGCTCGTTAAGGCACGCAATAAGGTGATTACTACTAGTGTTCCATCTGTATAG
- the LOC109744574 gene encoding cytochrome P450 85A1 isoform X2 produces the protein MMSMSTMAELAWRFAAAHVLLLPAAVGGVAYLLLRALRASQLRQEGNSPPPGGIGGWCRGAVGAETLSFLADNSSGRGFYHFVHARALRHGACFRTVLFGRTHVFLLSSRARAAAASLLAADPPHLAKRYVRTVADLLGEHSLLCTSHGAHRRMRRAVAGLFAAAPTAAFAAAFDRLITARLLADGCTGRAVVLDAALDVTFRAICEMLIGPQEDAHKLGQLQSDVMDVTQAMLALPIRLPGTRFYRGLQARKRIMDALRQEICMRRENGLKLDRRDDFLQTLLLKSHMDSPEEALTDEQILDNILTLIIAGQVTTATAITWMVKYLGDNTDLQEKLRSIQLDLASKHHDAPLTLQHLNTMDYAYKTVKESLRMATIVSWFPRVALKDCQVAGRYEAIQLLGLWSRQQNMPGDESCQDYDANIPSSPHHKFQMGDGRPRYKPREMGNVSKAEEWLPNSAHADTQGQDALMTDAHLVNLSGYASNYEAM, from the exons ATGATGTCGATGTCGACGATGGCGGAGCTGGCATGGCGCTTCGCGGCCGCACACGTCCTGCTGTTGCCCGCGGCCGTTGGCGGCGTCGCCTACCTCCTCCTCCGCGCCCTACGTGCCTCCCAACTCCGGCAGGAAGGCAACAGCCCGCCGCCGGGGGGCATCGGCGGCTGGTGCCGGGGCGCGGTCGGGGCGGAGACGCTGTCCTTCCTGGCGGACAACAGCAGCGGCAGGGGCTTCTACCACTTCGTCCACGCGCGCGCGCTCCGGCACGGCGCCTGCTTCCGCACCGTGCTCTTCGGCCGCACCCACGTCTTCCTCCTCTCGTCCcgcgcgcgcgccgccgccgccagcctccTGGCCGCCGACCCGCCCCACCTCGCCAAGCGCTACGTGCGCACCGTCGCCGACCTGCTCGGCGAGCACAGCCTCCTCTGCACCTCCCACGGCGCGCACCGCCGCATGCGCCGCGCCGTCGCGGGCCTCTTCGccgccgcgcccacggccgccttcgccgccgccttcgaccgCCTGATCACCGCCCGGCTGCTGGCCGACGGCTGCACGGGCCGGGCCGTCGTGCTGGACGCCGCGCTCGACGTCACCTTCAGGGCCATCTGCGAGATGCTCATCGGACCACAGGAGGATGCACATAAGCTGGGACAGCTGCAGAGCGACGTCATGGACGTAACGCAAGCCATGCTCGCGCTGCCAATCAGGCTGCCTGGAACAAGGTTCTACAGAGGCCTACAG GCAAGGAAGAGGATCATGGATGCACTGAGGCAAGAAATATGCATGAGGCGAGAAAATGGCCTGAAACTAGATCGCCGCGACGACTTTCTGCAGACCCTTCTTCTCAAGAGCCATATGGATTCACCTGAAGAAGCGCTCACGGATGAACAGATTCTGGACAACATTTTGACACTCATAATTGCAG GGCAAGTGACAACAGCAACGGCAATTACATGGATGGTCAAGTACCTGGGCGACAACACAGACCTCCAAGAGAAATTAAGA TCAATTCAGCTGGATCTGGCATCCAAGCACCATGACGCACCTCTTACCCTACAACATCTGAACACCATGGACTACGCATACAAGACAGTCAAAGAATCCTTGAGGATGGCCACCATAGTTTCTTGGTTTCCAAGGGTGGCACTCAAGGACTGCCAGGTTGCAG GACGATATGAAGCCATACAGCTTCTTGGTCTTTGGAGCAGGCAGCAGAACATGCCTGGGGATGAATCTTGCCAAGATTATGATGCTAATATTCCTTCATCGCCTCATCACAAATTTCAG ATGGGAGATGGCAGACCACGATACAAGCCTCGAGAAATGGGCAATGTTTCCAAGGCTGAAGAATGGCTGCCCAATTCGGCTCACGCCGATACGCAAGGACAAGATGCACTGATGACTGATGCACATCTAGTAAATCTGTCAGGATATGCATCCAATTATGAAGCTATGTGA
- the LOC109744574 gene encoding cytochrome P450 85A1 isoform X1 — translation MMSMSTMAELAWRFAAAHVLLLPAAVGGVAYLLLRALRASQLRQEGNSPPPGGIGGWCRGAVGAETLSFLADNSSGRGFYHFVHARALRHGACFRTVLFGRTHVFLLSSRARAAAASLLAADPPHLAKRYVRTVADLLGEHSLLCTSHGAHRRMRRAVAGLFAAAPTAAFAAAFDRLITARLLADGCTGRAVVLDAALDVTFRAICEMLIGPQEDAHKLGQLQSDVMDVTQAMLALPIRLPGTRFYRGLQARKRIMDALRQEICMRRENGLKLDRRDDFLQTLLLKSHMDSPEEALTDEQILDNILTLIIAGQVTTATAITWMVKYLGDNTDLQEKLRSIQLDLASKHHDAPLTLQHLNTMDYAYKTVKESLRMATIVSWFPRVALKDCQVAGFHIKKDWIINVDARSIHYDPAVYDNPTLFDPSRFNDDMKPYSFLVFGAGSRTCLGMNLAKIMMLIFLHRLITNFRWEMADHDTSLEKWAMFPRLKNGCPIRLTPIRKDKMH, via the exons ATGATGTCGATGTCGACGATGGCGGAGCTGGCATGGCGCTTCGCGGCCGCACACGTCCTGCTGTTGCCCGCGGCCGTTGGCGGCGTCGCCTACCTCCTCCTCCGCGCCCTACGTGCCTCCCAACTCCGGCAGGAAGGCAACAGCCCGCCGCCGGGGGGCATCGGCGGCTGGTGCCGGGGCGCGGTCGGGGCGGAGACGCTGTCCTTCCTGGCGGACAACAGCAGCGGCAGGGGCTTCTACCACTTCGTCCACGCGCGCGCGCTCCGGCACGGCGCCTGCTTCCGCACCGTGCTCTTCGGCCGCACCCACGTCTTCCTCCTCTCGTCCcgcgcgcgcgccgccgccgccagcctccTGGCCGCCGACCCGCCCCACCTCGCCAAGCGCTACGTGCGCACCGTCGCCGACCTGCTCGGCGAGCACAGCCTCCTCTGCACCTCCCACGGCGCGCACCGCCGCATGCGCCGCGCCGTCGCGGGCCTCTTCGccgccgcgcccacggccgccttcgccgccgccttcgaccgCCTGATCACCGCCCGGCTGCTGGCCGACGGCTGCACGGGCCGGGCCGTCGTGCTGGACGCCGCGCTCGACGTCACCTTCAGGGCCATCTGCGAGATGCTCATCGGACCACAGGAGGATGCACATAAGCTGGGACAGCTGCAGAGCGACGTCATGGACGTAACGCAAGCCATGCTCGCGCTGCCAATCAGGCTGCCTGGAACAAGGTTCTACAGAGGCCTACAG GCAAGGAAGAGGATCATGGATGCACTGAGGCAAGAAATATGCATGAGGCGAGAAAATGGCCTGAAACTAGATCGCCGCGACGACTTTCTGCAGACCCTTCTTCTCAAGAGCCATATGGATTCACCTGAAGAAGCGCTCACGGATGAACAGATTCTGGACAACATTTTGACACTCATAATTGCAG GGCAAGTGACAACAGCAACGGCAATTACATGGATGGTCAAGTACCTGGGCGACAACACAGACCTCCAAGAGAAATTAAGA TCAATTCAGCTGGATCTGGCATCCAAGCACCATGACGCACCTCTTACCCTACAACATCTGAACACCATGGACTACGCATACAAGACAGTCAAAGAATCCTTGAGGATGGCCACCATAGTTTCTTGGTTTCCAAGGGTGGCACTCAAGGACTGCCAGGTTGCAG GATTCCACATTAAGAAGGACTGGATCATAAATGTCGACGCGAGATCCATACACTATGATCCGGCCGTCTATGACAATCCAACGCTGTTTGATCCTTCCAGGTTCAAT GACGATATGAAGCCATACAGCTTCTTGGTCTTTGGAGCAGGCAGCAGAACATGCCTGGGGATGAATCTTGCCAAGATTATGATGCTAATATTCCTTCATCGCCTCATCACAAATTTCAG ATGGGAGATGGCAGACCACGATACAAGCCTCGAGAAATGGGCAATGTTTCCAAGGCTGAAGAATGGCTGCCCAATTCGGCTCACGCCGATACGCAAGGACAAGATGCACTGA
- the LOC109744568 gene encoding D-xylose-proton symporter-like 2 — protein sequence MASKGERDVEIHVSSPPPDDRDAARPLLPAACEAYSVSAAILPFFFPALGGLLYGYDIGATSGATISLKSPTSSGTAWYDLSSVQTGLVVSGSLYGALIGSATAFTIADFLGRRRELVVSSIMYLIGALLTAVTPNFLIMVVGRFLYGIGIGLAMHAAPMYIAETAPSQIRGMLISLKEFFIVLGMLLGYIVGNLFVEVISGWRYMYAASAPICVIMGIGMCWLPCSPRWLLLCATQGKGDLRETKENATRCLCRLRGQASPDLVSEQVNLILEELSYVGEEKKAGFSEIFQGKCLKAMIIGCGLVFFQQVTGQPSVLYYAATIFQSAGFSGASDATRVSILLGLLKLIMTGVAVLVVDKLGRRPLLIGGVSGIAVSLFLLSSYYTLFTGAPYVAVIALLLYVGCYQLSFGPIGWLMISEVFPLKLRGRGLSVAVLVNFASNALVTFAFSPLEDLIGTGVLFASFGVIAVASLAFIFCIVPETKGLTLEEIEAKL from the exons ATGGCGTCCAAG GGCGAGAGGGATGTGGAGATCCACGTCTCTTCCCCGCCGCCCGACGACCGCGACGCCGCCAGGCCCTTGCTGCCCGCCGCCTGCGAGGCCTACTCCGTCTCCGCCGCAATCCTCCC CTTCTTCTTCCCAGCTCTGGGTGGGCTTCTCTATGGCTATGACATCGGGGCAACATCTGGTGCCACCATATCGCTCAAG TCCCCCACATCCAGTGGTACAGCATGGTACGACCTGTCATCAGTGCAAACCGGCCTCGTG GTCAGCGGCTCACTCTATGGTGCTTTGATCGGATCTGCCACGGCATTCACCATTGCGGATTTTCTAG GAAGGCGCAGAGAGCTTGTTGTTTCTTCTATCATGTATTTGATTGGAGCTCTTCTCACAGCAGTGACCCCTAACTTCCTTATCATGGTGGTTGGTCGCTTTTTATATGGCATAGGAATTGGATTG GCTATGCACGCTGCTCCAATGTATATTGCTGAGACTGCTCCAAGTCAGATTAGAGGCATGCTCATTTCTCTCAAGGAGTTCTTTATTGTTCTTGGGATGCTT CTTGGTTATATAGTAGGCAATCTCTTTGTTGAAGTGATTTCTGGTTGGCGCTACATGTATGCCGCCAGTGCTCCGATATGTGTCATTATGGGCATCGGAATGTGCTGGTTACCTTGTTCACCTAGGTGGCTTCTGTTATGTGCCACACAAGGAAAAGGAGATCTGCGGGAGACAAAAGAAAATGCTACACGTTGCTTATGTCGATTGAGGGGTCAAGCGTCACCTGATTTGGTTTCGGAGCAGGTTAATTTGATTCTGGAAGAACTGTCATACGTTGGTGAAGAGAAAAAAGCAGGCTTCAGTGAGATCTTTCAAGGAAAGTGTCTCAAAGCAATGATAATTGGATGTGGCTTGGTGTTCTTTCAGCAG GTCACTGGTCAACCAAGTGTGCTATATTATGCTGCGACAATTTTTCAG AGTGCTGGATTCTCTGGAGCATCTGATGCCACTCGTGTATCAATTCTTCTTGGCTTGCTGAAG CTGATTATGACTGGAGTTGCCGTTCTTGTGGTTGACAAACTTGGCAGAAGACCATTACTAATTGGTGGTGTTAGTGGAATT GCTGTCTCCCTATTCTTGTTGTCTTCATACTATACCTTGTTTACGGGTGCTCCTTATGTGGCTGTAATAGCACTACTACTGTATGTTGGCTGCTACCAG TTATCATTTGGTCCGATTGGCTGGCTTATGATTTCGGAGGTTTTCCCGCTGAAACTGCGTGGCCGTGGATTGAGTGTTGCTGTTCTTGTGAACTTCGCCTCCAACGCGCTTGTCACTTTTGCTTTCTCCCCACTAGAG GACTTGATTGGCACTGGGGTTCTCTTTGCTTCGTTCGGGGTGATTGCGGTGGCGTCTCTCGCATTCATATTCTGCATTGTGCCCGAAACAAAAGGGCTCACCCTGGAAGAAATCGAAGCCAAACTGTAG